A section of the Streptomyces sp. V3I8 genome encodes:
- a CDS encoding TerC family protein: MDVTFGVWTLTVAVLCVLVAVDFLVGRTPHDVSLKEAGIWSGVWIALAVAFGTGLLVVSGGGPAGEFFAGYVTEKSLSVDNLFVFVLIMAKFSVPSPYQQRVLMVGVLVALVLRTVFIAAGAAIISTFSWVFYLFGAFLIWTAWKLVQDARKGHGEDEYEENKLLRAVERRFGVADRYHGTKLWVEQGGRRVMTPMLVVMLAIGSTDVLFALDSIPAIYGLTEEPYIVFTANAFALMGLRQLYFLIGGLLERLVHLSYGLSVILGFIGVKLVLHALHESGVHVPEIGIPFSLGFIVLVLAVTTFTSLRASKRQGEGAS; encoded by the coding sequence GTGGACGTCACCTTCGGCGTATGGACGCTGACCGTCGCCGTGCTCTGCGTGCTCGTCGCCGTGGACTTCCTCGTCGGACGCACCCCCCACGACGTCTCCCTCAAGGAGGCGGGCATCTGGAGCGGTGTCTGGATCGCGCTCGCGGTGGCGTTCGGCACCGGCCTGCTGGTCGTCTCCGGCGGCGGTCCGGCGGGCGAGTTCTTCGCCGGATACGTCACGGAGAAGTCCCTCAGCGTCGACAACCTCTTCGTCTTCGTGCTGATCATGGCGAAGTTCTCGGTGCCGTCCCCGTACCAGCAGCGGGTGCTGATGGTCGGCGTCCTGGTGGCGCTGGTGCTGCGCACCGTCTTCATCGCCGCCGGCGCCGCGATCATCTCCACGTTCTCCTGGGTCTTCTACCTCTTCGGGGCGTTCCTGATCTGGACCGCGTGGAAGCTGGTCCAGGACGCCCGCAAGGGGCACGGCGAGGACGAGTACGAGGAGAACAAACTGCTCAGGGCCGTCGAGCGGCGCTTCGGGGTGGCCGACCGCTACCACGGCACCAAGCTGTGGGTGGAACAGGGCGGCCGGCGCGTGATGACCCCGATGCTGGTGGTCATGCTGGCCATCGGCTCCACGGACGTCCTGTTCGCCCTGGACTCCATCCCGGCCATCTACGGCCTGACCGAGGAGCCGTACATCGTCTTCACCGCGAACGCCTTCGCGCTCATGGGCCTGCGGCAGCTGTACTTCCTGATCGGCGGCCTGCTCGAACGGCTCGTCCACCTCAGTTACGGCCTGTCGGTGATCCTCGGCTTCATCGGCGTCAAACTGGTGCTGCACGCCCTGCACGAGTCGGGGGTGCACGTCCCGGAGATCGGTATCCCGTTCTCGCTCGGCTTCATCGTCCTGGTGCTCGCGGTGACGACGTTCACCAGCCTGCGGGCCTCGAAGCGGCAGGGGGAAGGGGCGTCCTAG
- the egtD gene encoding L-histidine N(alpha)-methyltransferase — MSPFLITRTLPEDATGAALRADVLHGLTRTPKTLPPKWFYDALGSELFEEITALPEYYPTRAEREILAARAPEIAAATGARTLVELGSGSSEKTRHLLDALPGLHTYVPVDVSGSALTQAGEALAAERPSLDVHALIADFTGGLTLPVAPGPRLVAFLGGTVGNLLPAERAAFLASVRSLLSPGDHLLLGTDLVKDESVLVAAYDDAAGVTAAFNKNVLRVVNRELGADFDPDGFDHVARWNAAEEWIEMRLRARSALTVKIPALDIAVEFAEGEEMRTEVSAKFREERVRAELAATGLGLTHWWTDAGGRFALSLSTAR; from the coding sequence GTGAGTCCGTTCCTGATCACCCGCACCCTGCCCGAGGACGCCACCGGGGCCGCGCTGCGCGCCGACGTCCTGCACGGGCTGACCCGCACCCCGAAGACGCTCCCGCCCAAGTGGTTCTACGACGCGCTCGGCAGCGAGCTCTTCGAGGAGATCACCGCACTGCCCGAGTACTACCCCACCCGCGCCGAGCGCGAGATCCTGGCCGCCCGCGCTCCGGAGATCGCCGCCGCGACCGGCGCCCGCACCCTGGTCGAGCTGGGCTCCGGCTCGTCCGAGAAGACCCGGCACCTGCTGGACGCCCTGCCCGGCCTGCACACCTATGTGCCGGTGGACGTGAGCGGGAGCGCCCTCACGCAGGCCGGTGAGGCGCTCGCCGCCGAGCGCCCCTCGCTGGACGTGCACGCGCTGATCGCCGACTTCACCGGCGGTCTCACGCTGCCCGTCGCGCCCGGGCCGCGGCTCGTCGCGTTCCTGGGCGGCACGGTCGGCAATCTGCTGCCCGCCGAGCGTGCCGCGTTCCTGGCGTCCGTACGGTCGCTGCTGTCGCCCGGCGACCACCTGCTCCTCGGCACCGACCTGGTGAAGGACGAGTCGGTGCTCGTGGCGGCCTACGACGACGCGGCGGGGGTGACGGCCGCGTTCAACAAGAACGTGCTGCGCGTCGTCAACCGTGAGCTCGGCGCGGACTTCGACCCCGACGGGTTCGACCATGTGGCCCGCTGGAACGCCGCCGAGGAGTGGATCGAGATGCGGCTGCGCGCCCGGTCGGCGCTGACCGTGAAGATCCCGGCGCTCGACATCGCCGTCGAGTTCGCCGAGGGCGAGGAGATGCGCACCGAGGTGTCGGCGAAGTTCCGCGAGGAGCGCGTCCGCGCGGAGCTGGCCGCGACCGGACTCGGCCTCACCCACTGGTGGACGGACGCCGGGGGGAGGTTCGCGCTGTCGCTCAGCACGGCCCGGTGA
- the egtB gene encoding ergothioneine biosynthesis protein EgtB, which yields MTDLATGTAFDDPETLRKRALAALLTARERTALLTSCVEDHELTAQHSPLMSPLVWDLAHIGNQEEQWLLRAVAGRDAMRPEIDGLYDAFEHPRAERPSLPLLPPAEARGYAAEVRGRALDVLESTALRGTPLTESGFVFGMIAQHEQQHDETMLITHQLRTGPVALTAPDPVPAHAFTGPAEVLVPGGPFTMGTSTEPWALDNERPAHARLVPPFWIDTTPVTNEAYQAFIADGGYGDPRWWAPEGWSHIRAHSIGAPLFWRRDGGQWLRRRFGVTEVVPPNEPVLHVSWYEADAYARWAGRRLPSEAEWEKAARHDPETGRSTRYPWGDADPTPEHANLGQRHLRPAPAGSYPEGQSPLGVRQLIGDVWEWTSSELLPYPGFGAFPYREYSEVFFGSEHKVLRGGSFAVDAVACRGTFRNWDYPVRRQIFSGFRTARDASADSA from the coding sequence ATGACCGACCTCGCCACCGGGACCGCGTTCGACGACCCGGAGACGCTCAGAAAGCGTGCGCTGGCGGCACTGCTGACGGCCCGCGAGCGCACCGCCCTGCTGACCTCCTGCGTCGAGGACCACGAGCTGACCGCGCAGCACTCGCCGTTGATGTCCCCGCTGGTGTGGGACCTCGCGCACATCGGCAACCAGGAGGAGCAGTGGCTGCTGCGGGCGGTCGCGGGCCGTGACGCGATGCGGCCCGAGATCGACGGCCTGTACGACGCGTTCGAGCACCCGCGCGCCGAGCGGCCCTCGCTGCCCCTGCTGCCGCCCGCGGAGGCCCGCGGCTACGCCGCCGAGGTGCGCGGCCGGGCCCTCGACGTCCTGGAGAGCACGGCGTTGCGGGGCACACCGCTGACGGAGTCCGGCTTCGTCTTCGGCATGATCGCCCAGCACGAGCAGCAGCACGACGAGACCATGCTGATCACCCACCAGCTCCGCACGGGGCCGGTGGCCCTGACGGCCCCGGACCCGGTGCCCGCGCACGCGTTCACCGGACCGGCCGAAGTGCTGGTGCCCGGCGGCCCGTTCACGATGGGCACGTCCACCGAGCCGTGGGCGCTCGACAACGAACGGCCCGCCCACGCACGCCTGGTACCGCCGTTCTGGATCGACACCACCCCGGTGACGAACGAGGCGTACCAGGCGTTCATCGCGGACGGCGGCTACGGCGACCCGCGCTGGTGGGCGCCGGAGGGCTGGTCCCACATCCGGGCCCACTCCATCGGGGCGCCGCTGTTCTGGCGCCGCGACGGCGGGCAGTGGCTGCGGCGGCGCTTCGGCGTCACCGAGGTCGTCCCGCCGAACGAGCCGGTCCTGCACGTCAGCTGGTACGAGGCCGACGCGTACGCGCGCTGGGCGGGACGGCGCCTGCCCAGCGAGGCCGAGTGGGAGAAGGCCGCCCGGCACGACCCGGAGACCGGCCGCTCGACCCGCTACCCGTGGGGCGACGCCGATCCCACGCCCGAGCACGCCAACCTCGGCCAGCGGCATCTGCGGCCGGCCCCGGCCGGCAGTTACCCGGAGGGCCAGTCGCCGCTCGGCGTACGGCAGTTGATCGGCGACGTGTGGGAGTGGACGTCCAGCGAGCTGCTCCCCTATCCGGGCTTCGGCGCCTTCCCGTACAGGGAGTACTCGGAGGTGTTCTTCGGCTCGGAGCACAAGGTGCTGCGCGGCGGCTCGTTCGCCGTGGACGCGGTGGCCTGCCGGGGCACGTTCCGCAACTGGGACTATCCGGTCCGGCGGCAGATCTTCTCAGGGTTCCGTACCGCCAGGGACGCCAGTGCGGACAGCGCCTGA
- a CDS encoding haloacid dehalogenase-like hydrolase: MTNSSRPLAVFDLDGTLADSAHRQRFLERSPKDWDAFFAAAPQDPLLAEGAALAREYARECEVLYLTGRPERCRKDTEAWITDRGLPGGRVRMRRDDDRRPARRTKLDKLRTLARDREVRVLVDDDELVCDDAERAGFTVVRARWGAASAALKAAQEREGRT, encoded by the coding sequence GTGACGAACAGCAGCAGGCCCCTCGCCGTCTTCGACCTCGACGGGACGCTCGCCGACTCCGCGCACCGGCAGCGGTTCCTGGAGCGCAGTCCGAAGGACTGGGACGCCTTCTTCGCGGCGGCGCCCCAGGACCCGCTGCTGGCCGAGGGCGCGGCACTGGCCCGGGAGTACGCCCGGGAGTGCGAGGTGCTCTACCTCACCGGGCGGCCCGAGCGCTGCAGGAAGGACACGGAGGCCTGGATCACGGACCGGGGCCTGCCCGGTGGCCGGGTCCGGATGCGCCGCGACGACGACCGCAGGCCCGCCCGCCGCACCAAGCTGGACAAGCTCCGCACGCTGGCCCGCGACCGCGAGGTCAGGGTGCTGGTGGACGACGACGAGCTGGTCTGCGACGACGCCGAGCGGGCCGGGTTCACCGTCGTACGGGCCCGCTGGGGCGCCGCGTCCGCCGCCCTGAAGGCGGCGCAGGAGCGGGAAGGCCGGACCTGA
- the egtA gene encoding ergothioneine biosynthesis glutamate--cysteine ligase EgtA: protein MSDSVSDCTEPRRSTVTEAEVEALVRGICFKTGPPRFLGVELEWLVHDPRYPRLPVPPARREAAFAALRALPLSSALTVEPGGQLELSSAPAASLMECTGSVSADLDAVRAVLRDADLALSGLGQDPWNEPTRFLHEPRYDAMEISLDRAGPEGRAMMCSSASVQVCVDAGYEEPGPLGLGRRWWLAHHLGAVLVGAFAHSPMARGELTGWRSTRQSLWAAMDEGRTTAPSLDGDPRAAWARHVLDAPVMCVRAPSGPWDVPEGLSFRAWTRSDTPPGREDLDYHQTTLFPPVRPRGHLELRMIDAQPGDDGWIVPLAVTAALFDDPEAAETAYRTVKPLAERAGPSPAPRNPLWTAAARSGLADPELREVAAICFAAAADALPRLGASPAVRAAVAEFTDRYVARGRCPADDLLDGTEPLLHGKDARP from the coding sequence ATGTCCGATTCGGTGAGTGACTGTACGGAGCCCCGCCGCTCCACCGTCACCGAGGCCGAAGTGGAGGCGCTGGTCCGTGGCATCTGCTTCAAGACCGGTCCGCCCCGCTTCCTCGGTGTGGAGCTCGAATGGCTCGTCCACGATCCGCGGTACCCGCGGCTCCCCGTACCACCAGCACGACGTGAAGCGGCCTTCGCCGCACTGCGGGCCCTGCCCCTGAGTTCGGCGCTCACCGTCGAACCGGGCGGCCAGCTGGAGCTCAGCTCCGCACCCGCCGCCTCCCTGATGGAGTGCACAGGGTCCGTCTCCGCCGACCTCGACGCCGTACGCGCGGTCCTGCGCGACGCGGATCTCGCCCTCAGCGGTCTCGGCCAGGATCCGTGGAACGAACCCACCCGCTTCCTCCACGAGCCTCGTTACGACGCCATGGAGATCAGCCTCGACCGCGCGGGCCCCGAGGGCCGCGCCATGATGTGTTCCTCGGCCTCCGTCCAGGTCTGCGTGGACGCCGGGTACGAGGAGCCGGGTCCGCTCGGCCTCGGGCGGCGCTGGTGGCTGGCCCACCATCTGGGCGCCGTCCTGGTGGGCGCGTTCGCCCACTCCCCCATGGCCCGGGGCGAGCTCACGGGCTGGCGCTCCACCCGGCAGTCCCTGTGGGCCGCGATGGACGAGGGCCGCACGACCGCCCCGTCCCTCGACGGCGACCCGCGGGCCGCCTGGGCGCGGCACGTCCTGGACGCGCCGGTGATGTGCGTCCGGGCGCCCAGCGGGCCCTGGGACGTACCGGAGGGCCTGAGTTTCCGCGCGTGGACCCGGTCAGACACACCCCCCGGCCGGGAGGACCTCGACTACCACCAGACGACCCTGTTCCCGCCGGTGCGCCCGCGCGGGCACCTGGAGCTGCGCATGATCGACGCGCAGCCGGGCGACGACGGCTGGATCGTGCCGCTCGCCGTCACGGCGGCGCTGTTCGACGACCCGGAGGCCGCCGAGACGGCCTACCGGACGGTGAAACCGCTCGCGGAACGGGCCGGCCCGTCGCCCGCCCCGCGCAACCCGCTGTGGACGGCCGCGGCCCGCTCCGGTCTCGCCGATCCCGAACTGCGGGAAGTGGCCGCCATCTGTTTCGCGGCGGCCGCCGACGCGCTGCCCCGGCTCGGCGCGAGCCCCGCGGTACGGGCGGCGGTCGCGGAGTTCACCGACCGCTACGTGGCCCGGGGCCGCTGCCCCGCCGACGACCTGCTCGACGGCACGGAACCCCTGCTCCACGGGAAGGACGCCCGCCCATGA
- a CDS encoding LLM class flavin-dependent oxidoreductase, which yields MSSVIASTRFSVLDRSRIREGHTASEALRDTVRLARDLERLGYHRLWVAEHHGVPGVAGSAPTVLAAAVAAATRTIRVGTGGVMLPNHRPLVVAEQFGVLESLFPGRIDMGLGRSVGFTDGVRRALGRDKDVADDFAAQLDELLGWFRGTSPTGVHARPAEGLTVPPFVLAMGEGATIAARAGLPMVIGDLRNREKMRRGVDHYRETFRPSVWAREPYVVVSGTVAVAATSEEARRLLLPEAWSMAHSRTHGTFPPLPPAERVGSLPMTDRERGFYESGLTGHIAGTEDQVAHELETVLGETAADEFLVTTSTYDREALLDSYRRLARVADLGAARPPYPSLQAQ from the coding sequence GTGAGCTCAGTGATCGCGTCGACCCGCTTCTCCGTCCTGGACCGCTCCCGCATCCGGGAGGGGCACACGGCGTCCGAGGCGCTGCGCGACACCGTCCGGCTGGCGCGGGACCTGGAGCGGCTCGGCTACCACCGGCTCTGGGTCGCGGAGCACCACGGCGTGCCGGGGGTCGCCGGGTCCGCGCCGACCGTACTGGCCGCCGCGGTCGCCGCCGCGACGCGCACGATCCGGGTCGGCACCGGCGGGGTGATGCTGCCCAACCACCGGCCCCTGGTGGTGGCCGAGCAGTTCGGCGTCCTGGAGTCCCTGTTCCCCGGCCGCATCGACATGGGCCTGGGCCGCTCGGTGGGGTTCACCGACGGCGTCCGCAGGGCGCTGGGCCGGGACAAGGACGTCGCGGACGACTTCGCGGCGCAGCTGGACGAACTGCTCGGCTGGTTCCGCGGCACGTCCCCGACCGGTGTGCACGCCCGCCCCGCCGAGGGCCTGACCGTTCCGCCGTTCGTGCTCGCCATGGGCGAGGGCGCCACGATCGCGGCCCGGGCCGGCCTGCCGATGGTGATCGGCGACCTCAGGAACCGCGAGAAGATGCGGCGCGGCGTCGACCACTACCGCGAGACGTTCCGCCCGTCGGTGTGGGCGCGGGAGCCGTACGTCGTCGTCTCGGGCACGGTCGCGGTCGCGGCCACCTCCGAGGAGGCCCGCCGCCTGCTGCTCCCCGAGGCCTGGTCGATGGCCCACTCACGCACGCACGGCACGTTCCCGCCGCTGCCGCCCGCCGAACGCGTCGGGTCCCTGCCGATGACGGACAGGGAGCGCGGCTTCTACGAGTCGGGCCTCACCGGCCACATCGCGGGCACCGAGGACCAGGTCGCCCACGAGCTGGAGACGGTGCTCGGGGAGACGGCCGCCGACGAGTTCCTGGTCACCACCAGCACGTACGACCGGGAGGCGCTGCTCGACTCGTACCGGCGGCTGGCGCGGGTCGCGGACCTCGGGGCGGCCCGGCCGCCGTACCCGTCGCTTCAGGCCCAATAA
- the egtC gene encoding ergothioneine biosynthesis protein EgtC gives MCRHLAYLGPEEPLGRLLVDPAHSLYRQSWAPRRQRYGTVNADGFGVGWYAEGDPVPGRYRRTGPIWGDRSFADLARVVRSGALLAAVRDATLAGADGEAAAAPFAAGTWLFSHNGAIAGWPRSLAPLARTLPAEDLLSMEARCDSALVWALVLNRLRGGDEEGQALADTVLDVAAAAPGSRLNLLLTNGEVIAATAWGDTLWYLTEPGRRTVVASEPYDDDPHWQEVPDRTLLAASRTDVLLTPLKDIDEHLASAPGKESRT, from the coding sequence ATGTGCCGTCACCTGGCTTACCTGGGTCCCGAGGAGCCGCTGGGGCGGCTCCTCGTGGACCCGGCGCACAGCCTGTACCGCCAGTCCTGGGCGCCCCGGCGCCAGCGGTACGGGACCGTCAACGCCGACGGTTTCGGCGTCGGCTGGTACGCCGAGGGCGATCCGGTGCCCGGGCGCTACCGGCGCACCGGGCCCATCTGGGGCGACCGGTCCTTCGCCGACCTCGCGCGGGTGGTGCGCTCCGGCGCGCTGCTCGCCGCGGTGCGCGACGCGACCCTGGCGGGAGCGGACGGGGAGGCCGCGGCGGCGCCGTTCGCCGCGGGCACCTGGCTGTTCAGCCACAACGGCGCGATCGCCGGCTGGCCGCGCTCACTGGCCCCGCTCGCCCGGACACTGCCCGCCGAGGACCTGCTGTCGATGGAGGCGCGCTGCGACTCGGCGCTCGTGTGGGCGCTGGTCCTGAACCGGCTGCGCGGCGGTGACGAGGAGGGCCAGGCCCTGGCCGACACCGTCCTCGACGTGGCGGCGGCGGCGCCCGGCTCCCGGCTCAACCTCCTGCTCACCAACGGCGAGGTGATCGCCGCCACCGCCTGGGGCGACACGCTCTGGTACCTGACCGAGCCCGGCCGGCGCACCGTCGTCGCGTCCGAGCCCTACGACGACGACCCGCACTGGCAGGAGGTGCCGGACCGCACGTTGCTCGCCGCGAGCCGCACGGACGTCCTGCTCACCCCGCTCAAGGACATCGACGAACACCTGGCGTCCGCGCCCGGCAAGGAGTCCCGTACGTGA
- a CDS encoding dodecin: MSDHTYRVTEIVGTSHEGIDQAIRNGISRASQTLRNLDWFEVTQVRGQIENGQVQHYQVGLKVGFRLEDSD; this comes from the coding sequence ATGTCCGACCACACCTACCGGGTCACCGAGATCGTCGGGACCTCGCACGAGGGCATCGACCAGGCGATCCGCAACGGGATCAGCCGGGCCTCGCAGACCCTGCGCAACCTCGACTGGTTCGAGGTCACGCAGGTCCGCGGGCAGATCGAGAACGGGCAGGTCCAGCACTACCAGGTCGGCCTGAAGGTCGGCTTCCGCCTGGAGGACTCGGACTGA